A genomic segment from Capillibacterium thermochitinicola encodes:
- a CDS encoding YeiH family protein: protein MRQSRSHHYVAMVSAVVNKILKYLPGIGLMLVVGYAGKIVANFVPHSEYVLFAIAIGMIVRNLFPLPSIFAPGIATYELWMKTGIVLLGSRLVLQEVLAIGASGIVLVVIEIAVAIAAAAYLGRVFGLNEKLASLLGIGIGVCGVSAIISSTSAIDAEEEDAAYAIAIILLFGAIMLFLYPALGTLFGMSDLAYGYWTGLSIDNTAEAVATGFAYSEAAGNIATVVKLSRNALMGVVVLLMALHYARKGISGEVQNKAAFLWSRLPKFLIGFLSFSLLATVGFITPAEAKIFNNASKWLFMVTFAGVGLSTDFKRMKAGFRPFLVGFGAETIVSVVTLALVYYVIGG, encoded by the coding sequence GTGCGTCAAAGCCGGTCTCATCACTACGTTGCCATGGTAAGCGCGGTGGTCAATAAGATCCTAAAGTACCTGCCCGGCATTGGCTTGATGCTGGTGGTGGGTTACGCCGGCAAAATCGTGGCCAATTTTGTCCCCCATAGCGAATACGTGCTTTTTGCCATCGCCATTGGGATGATTGTCCGTAATCTGTTTCCGTTGCCGTCGATTTTTGCGCCCGGCATTGCCACTTATGAACTGTGGATGAAGACGGGGATTGTTTTGCTCGGTTCGCGGCTGGTCCTCCAGGAGGTATTGGCCATCGGGGCCAGCGGGATTGTATTGGTGGTTATTGAGATTGCCGTCGCCATTGCCGCCGCGGCGTATTTGGGCCGGGTGTTCGGGTTAAATGAGAAACTGGCGAGTCTGCTCGGGATCGGGATCGGCGTCTGCGGGGTTTCGGCGATTATCAGCTCAACCAGCGCCATTGATGCGGAAGAGGAGGATGCCGCCTACGCGATTGCCATCATTTTGCTCTTTGGCGCCATCATGCTCTTTCTTTACCCGGCTTTAGGCACCCTGTTTGGGATGTCCGATCTGGCATACGGCTATTGGACGGGATTATCCATCGACAATACCGCGGAGGCGGTGGCCACCGGTTTTGCCTATTCGGAAGCGGCGGGGAACATCGCGACGGTGGTAAAACTGTCCCGCAACGCGCTCATGGGTGTAGTAGTCCTTCTCATGGCCCTTCATTACGCCCGCAAGGGGATTTCCGGGGAGGTTCAGAACAAAGCGGCCTTTCTCTGGAGCCGGCTGCCCAAGTTCCTTATTGGTTTTCTGAGCTTTTCCTTGCTGGCGACGGTCGGTTTCATCACGCCGGCCGAGGCCAAGATCTTCAATAACGCCAGCAAGTGGCTGTTTATGGTCACCTTTGCCGGGGTTGGCCTCTCGACCGATTTTAAACGGATGAAAGCAGGATTCAGGCCTTTTCTGGTGGGTTTCGGGGCGGAAACTATCGTTTCCGTTGTCACCCTGGCCCTGGTGTATTATGTGA
- the comA gene encoding phosphosulfolactate synthase, with the protein MSKLKRCLAWQDAQLRFPLPGYGSKPRQTGYTMVLDKRLGLSETRDLLELASAYIDSIKLTFGTSALYPKAVLREKIKLIRSYGVDVYPGGTLFEIALWQDRLEPFFQCAAELGFTGIEISDGTLTISPKDRRRAIQRAKAHGFKVVTEVGKKIGPPLPVLRMQQMIADDLEAGADKVIIEGRESGKGVGIFDENGNIKTAEMEALVHDLPDFERVLVWEAPLKNQQVSLIKRFGPNVNLGNIAPEEVLALAALRCGLRGDTFGFCLEEQAAVSCRVSGEGGE; encoded by the coding sequence TTGTCAAAGCTGAAACGGTGTCTGGCTTGGCAGGATGCCCAGCTGCGGTTTCCCTTGCCGGGCTACGGCAGCAAGCCAAGGCAGACTGGCTACACCATGGTCCTTGACAAACGACTGGGCTTAAGCGAAACCCGTGACCTGTTGGAGCTGGCCAGTGCCTACATTGACAGCATTAAGCTGACCTTTGGCACCTCGGCCCTCTATCCCAAAGCGGTCCTCCGGGAGAAGATTAAACTGATCCGTTCTTACGGCGTGGACGTTTATCCCGGCGGGACCCTGTTTGAGATCGCGCTCTGGCAAGACCGGTTGGAACCGTTCTTCCAATGTGCGGCCGAACTTGGCTTTACCGGGATTGAAATTTCCGACGGGACGCTCACCATTAGCCCCAAAGACCGGCGGCGCGCGATCCAAAGGGCGAAAGCCCATGGTTTTAAGGTGGTCACGGAAGTCGGGAAGAAGATTGGCCCGCCACTCCCGGTCTTGCGGATGCAGCAGATGATCGCCGACGATTTGGAGGCGGGTGCCGATAAAGTGATTATTGAAGGACGGGAATCGGGGAAGGGTGTCGGTATTTTTGACGAAAACGGCAACATCAAAACGGCCGAGATGGAGGCTTTGGTGCACGACCTTCCTGATTTCGAACGGGTTCTGGTCTGGGAAGCCCCCCTCAAAAATCAGCAGGTTAGCTTAATCAAGCGCTTTGGGCCCAATGTCAATCTGGGCAACATTGCGCCGGAAGAGGTTCTGGCGCTGGCCGCGTTGCGCTGCGGGCTGCGCGGAGACACCTTCGGGTTTTGCCTGGAGGAGCAGGCGGCGGTTAGTTGTCGCGTCAGCGGAGAGGGGGGAGAGTAG
- a CDS encoding NUDIX hydrolase, with protein sequence MLFDFALGRQESCPENAKVHHREAVRGVILQEDKLLMVLLKSGDYKFPGGGIDTGESHEEALRREVREETGYPDCEILEKIGVVVEREADAYEEDAFFEMRSHYYLCRVSGRPAFQKLDAYEKELDFCPVWVPLDQALCANEEILRKGTKELNPWVQRETMVLKILKEQKNQIL encoded by the coding sequence GTGCTTTTTGACTTTGCCCTGGGCCGGCAGGAGAGTTGTCCTGAAAACGCCAAAGTGCATCACCGGGAAGCGGTGCGCGGGGTTATCTTGCAAGAGGATAAGCTCCTTATGGTTTTGTTGAAGTCGGGCGATTACAAGTTTCCAGGCGGGGGGATTGATACCGGCGAAAGCCATGAAGAGGCTTTGCGCCGTGAAGTGAGGGAAGAGACCGGTTATCCGGACTGCGAAATACTGGAGAAAATCGGGGTCGTGGTCGAAAGAGAGGCCGATGCGTACGAAGAAGACGCGTTTTTTGAAATGAGATCCCATTATTACTTATGCCGGGTAAGTGGCCGGCCGGCTTTTCAAAAGCTTGATGCTTACGAAAAAGAGCTGGATTTTTGCCCGGTCTGGGTTCCCTTGGACCAGGCGCTCTGTGCTAACGAGGAAATTCTGCGGAAAGGAACGAAAGAACTAAACCCGTGGGTACAAAGGGAAACAATGGTTCTAAAAATCTTGAAAGAGCAAAAGAATCAGATCCTGTGA
- a CDS encoding peptide deformylase: MVREILLLGDPRLYQVSLPVEKEEVGTLKEVVQDLHDILMDFRKKYGAGRAIAAPQIGVFKRLIYMCIDEPVVFINPTLYFEDNEMMEVLDDCMSFPGLLVRVKRYKRCTIRFKDLDFRDREMRLEGDLSELLQHEYDHLDGILATMRAIDEKAFFYKEPKIVLNEE; this comes from the coding sequence ATGGTACGAGAGATTCTTTTATTGGGAGACCCAAGGTTATATCAAGTAAGCTTGCCGGTTGAAAAGGAAGAAGTCGGCACGCTCAAAGAGGTTGTTCAAGATTTGCATGACATCCTGATGGATTTCCGGAAAAAGTATGGGGCCGGGCGGGCCATTGCCGCCCCGCAAATCGGGGTCTTTAAACGATTGATCTATATGTGTATCGATGAACCGGTGGTCTTTATCAACCCGACATTGTATTTTGAAGATAATGAAATGATGGAGGTTTTGGACGACTGCATGTCGTTCCCCGGCTTACTGGTCCGGGTCAAGCGGTACAAGCGCTGTACAATCCGGTTTAAGGACCTGGATTTTCGCGACCGGGAAATGAGACTGGAAGGGGATCTGTCCGAACTGTTACAGCATGAATATGACCATCTCGATGGCATCCTGGCGACAATGCGGGCCATCGATGAGAAAGCGTTTTTCTATAAGGAGCCTAAAATAGTGCTAAATGAGGAGTAG